A section of the Alkalihalobacillus sp. LMS39 genome encodes:
- a CDS encoding SMI1/KNR4 family protein produces the protein MWKDYISSVSKEYSFKPPATTIEVNQIKKELNVELPKKLFELFGETNGVFDSFDCPLIWSTSQIVTDNLFFRNFDDYKDIYMPFEHLLFFSDAGNGDLFGYRILNGSIQTDDIYVWNHEDDSRMWVAPSLEVFIKDWITGEISI, from the coding sequence ATGTGGAAAGATTATATAAGTTCAGTATCAAAAGAATATTCTTTCAAACCACCAGCGACTACTATTGAAGTAAATCAAATTAAAAAGGAATTAAATGTGGAATTACCTAAAAAGTTATTTGAACTATTCGGTGAAACAAATGGAGTTTTTGATAGTTTTGACTGTCCTTTAATATGGTCAACTTCCCAAATCGTAACGGACAATTTATTTTTTAGAAATTTTGATGATTACAAAGACATCTATATGCCATTTGAACATTTATTATTTTTTTCAGATGCAGGAAATGGCGACTTATTCGGTTATAGAATATTAAATGGCAGTATTCAAACGGATGATATTTATGTTTGGAACCATGAAGATGATAGCAGAATGTGGGTTGCTCCTTCATTAGAAGTTTTTATTAAAGATTGGATAACAGGTGAAATTTCTATTTAG
- a CDS encoding ankyrin repeat domain-containing protein, protein MKRYLLLVVTAIFMSGCFSSNVNQTPTLTEEENAAFFAALLAGHNDEVVDWVEKGADLNQRNDLGLTPLLFTIEAEHHDTAMLLIELGANTSQEFYETGELLHLAAFWDSQDVVTYLMEHEQFDIDQPNATGSTPIILALSQGFREMAILLLDYGASVDVKNDSGWSPLHQVIVDGQMDLIELFLDRGAELHPDENGLTPLMVASLYNYPEIVSLLLGYDDNASVNATDEYGKTALMIASENGYTKIVNMLLKAGADVSIETEDGYTAEELAKLYGHEDIVEKLANNKKK, encoded by the coding sequence ATGAAGCGGTATTTACTATTAGTTGTCACTGCCATTTTCATGAGTGGGTGTTTTTCATCGAATGTAAATCAAACTCCAACACTTACGGAAGAAGAAAATGCCGCATTTTTCGCTGCCTTGTTAGCCGGTCATAATGACGAGGTAGTCGACTGGGTTGAAAAAGGAGCGGACCTAAATCAAAGGAATGATTTAGGCTTAACGCCGTTGTTATTTACGATTGAGGCAGAACATCATGATACAGCGATGCTGTTAATTGAATTAGGAGCCAACACATCACAAGAGTTTTATGAAACTGGGGAACTTCTTCATCTTGCTGCTTTTTGGGATAGTCAAGACGTTGTAACTTATCTTATGGAGCATGAGCAGTTTGATATCGACCAACCGAATGCAACAGGTTCAACGCCAATAATATTGGCCCTTTCACAAGGATTTAGAGAAATGGCAATCTTGCTCTTAGATTATGGTGCCTCAGTTGATGTGAAAAATGATTCGGGCTGGAGTCCCCTTCATCAAGTGATTGTAGACGGGCAAATGGATTTGATAGAACTTTTTCTTGATCGAGGAGCAGAGCTTCATCCAGATGAAAACGGTCTTACTCCACTCATGGTCGCATCACTTTATAATTATCCAGAAATTGTTTCGTTGCTCCTTGGGTACGATGATAATGCATCCGTCAATGCAACCGATGAATATGGAAAAACAGCTTTAATGATTGCGAGTGAGAACGGCTATACAAAAATAGTAAACATGTTATTAAAAGCGGGAGCTGATGTTTCAATTGAAACAGAAGACGGATATACAGCTGAAGAGTTAGCAAAGTTATATGGACATGAAGATATTGTAGAAAAATTGGCTAATAACAAAAAGAAGTAA
- a CDS encoding DUF5057 domain-containing protein encodes MKTLKGLQGFIVFILIFSLGIPQTFIERADANSPTSKIEVLEITDTGSSVLQSRLNSNFYNIHTVRMKEFVSLRYELDGKYDMVFIANGTYSPTTIGTLTTNEQRIAAHNTTNVMNDITNLKLKEIEDDFLKQGQFVVVHSGVLSQRGKLGTTFTRWNNEKKYSSNLRVITQNSQAGTVIGNFFQNNPKKPAMNIITKPTVYSGNSSPVYRAGDVVSFEVDTVQNGIANLYIDADFNHYYEEKELVGTAKIVDGKATIHYKLPKGFSGLRYWKFEVIDASSNLKSYDTGAFKFRDEKMKVRVLQVLPTTANLESALDKSNNMNQQYLSSEDYQIEIDIITMTQFNNQYHRQLNGVYDMLIFGFVDEYNVRANLNDTPANSVKTFIATGQSVMFTHDTIYRLPTESNWGRFMEDTGQVFPRTNMGLNAVNPSRSTKRINTGLLTTYPFELGDSIEIATTHNQYYTLDLEDRNVIPWYNIIGSNRDIYDSWNHYYTYSKGNVTYSGTGHTNTGFPDQEQKLFVNTMYRAFIGSNHAPMLNVLAPKPNATYYKGQLVNLVYEVYDYDLTDHSLKTEVFVNNQRVFANDKLSNPALVRTTLSTDDLRIGENRIRIEATDESGAKVVEQFSIFVDETEAVVNRYLSKENVLVNETTTLHHQVDLHKFLIWDHFDEQHGVLNHVFPIGVTRDIPTSQQPIDILSRENAGKWGYLRLDGSGNSALRQTVQQAIDGLGDLSYAVGEQVGPETGNNSNVDRMISDWLRDKGPQYVNVPVVDTFEFGGSSTDHTIIGFATVKLTYRDGTVYAEYDGVPSSVSYPPLRQVTYTETLSPGIEVVNVKSEAPIRSWDVKNNKLTIYFEDIPFPQQKDMVNIGFDVEIKPIDQGRYLLSDGKLNVITPSLDQKSFTFNEVVLDSRYAVQKVEVTSCPNPLQYGEEALLQFAVYPEQALKHPQAVQSAQWISSNRDILDVDATGKVKAKFPGHATIQVRVNDVDNVDPNSDYLFSEPCSINVSPLQVTLSGPTEMYEGDSHPITIQSPYSGPYNVTWTSSLPASLTVSKTESQTGSIQAKASGSVVITATGTIDGIPFEAKTHQVAVKEIGFAVEGPSGMRIGQSETISLIISPSKYKDSVQNVTWTSSHPDIVSVQPWTDTDARVVAKENGIAEIKVTAIVNGIYKEATFVIEVGGSSVTPPVGGNRPGGRW; translated from the coding sequence ATGAAGACGTTAAAAGGATTACAGGGATTTATTGTATTTATTCTTATTTTTTCGCTCGGTATACCACAAACATTCATCGAAAGAGCAGATGCCAATTCACCTACATCGAAGATTGAAGTGTTGGAAATTACCGATACTGGTAGTTCGGTGTTACAAAGCCGGCTAAATAGTAATTTCTATAACATTCATACTGTTAGAATGAAAGAATTTGTTTCTCTCAGATATGAATTAGATGGTAAATATGACATGGTTTTTATTGCAAATGGCACTTATAGTCCTACGACAATTGGAACATTAACGACAAATGAGCAAAGAATTGCAGCACATAACACAACTAATGTGATGAATGATATAACGAATTTAAAACTAAAAGAAATTGAAGATGATTTTTTAAAGCAAGGTCAATTTGTTGTTGTTCACTCAGGAGTATTATCTCAAAGAGGGAAATTAGGAACGACATTTACTAGATGGAATAACGAAAAAAAGTATAGCTCAAACTTACGAGTTATTACTCAAAATTCTCAAGCGGGTACAGTCATTGGTAATTTTTTTCAAAACAACCCAAAGAAACCAGCTATGAATATCATAACGAAACCGACTGTATATAGCGGGAATTCGTCTCCTGTTTATCGGGCAGGTGATGTAGTTTCTTTTGAAGTAGATACGGTTCAAAATGGAATTGCGAACCTTTATATTGATGCCGATTTTAATCATTACTATGAGGAAAAAGAATTAGTAGGTACAGCGAAAATCGTCGATGGTAAAGCTACTATTCATTATAAACTACCAAAAGGGTTTTCTGGTTTGCGTTATTGGAAGTTTGAGGTAATTGATGCTTCATCGAATTTGAAATCGTATGATACAGGGGCATTTAAGTTTCGAGATGAAAAAATGAAGGTGAGAGTACTACAAGTTCTTCCGACTACTGCTAATTTAGAGAGTGCACTAGATAAGTCAAATAACATGAACCAACAATACTTATCAAGTGAAGACTACCAAATCGAGATCGATATTATTACAATGACACAGTTTAATAATCAATATCATCGTCAATTAAATGGTGTCTATGATATGTTAATTTTTGGATTTGTGGATGAGTATAACGTAAGAGCGAATTTAAATGACACACCTGCTAATTCAGTAAAAACGTTTATTGCTACCGGTCAAAGTGTTATGTTTACCCATGATACGATTTACAGATTACCGACAGAAAGCAATTGGGGTCGTTTTATGGAAGACACAGGTCAAGTGTTCCCCCGAACCAATATGGGGTTAAATGCTGTCAATCCATCAAGGAGTACAAAAAGAATCAATACTGGACTATTAACAACGTATCCTTTTGAGCTAGGGGATTCAATTGAAATTGCGACGACACATAACCAATACTACACACTCGATTTAGAAGATAGGAACGTGATTCCTTGGTATAACATTATAGGTAGTAATCGTGATATTTATGATAGCTGGAATCATTATTACACGTATTCAAAAGGAAACGTAACATACTCTGGAACAGGGCATACAAATACGGGATTCCCAGATCAAGAACAAAAACTATTTGTAAACACGATGTACCGAGCTTTTATCGGTTCAAACCATGCACCGATGTTAAATGTGTTAGCGCCAAAACCAAATGCAACCTATTACAAAGGTCAACTCGTGAATCTTGTATATGAAGTGTATGACTATGACTTAACTGATCATTCGTTAAAAACAGAAGTGTTTGTTAATAACCAAAGAGTATTTGCTAACGATAAGTTATCCAACCCAGCCCTTGTTAGAACAACACTTTCAACGGATGACCTTCGAATCGGAGAAAATCGAATTCGAATTGAAGCAACAGATGAATCTGGGGCAAAAGTGGTCGAGCAGTTTTCTATCTTTGTTGATGAAACAGAAGCGGTTGTGAACCGCTATTTATCAAAAGAAAATGTGCTTGTAAATGAAACAACAACATTACATCATCAAGTTGATTTGCATAAATTTTTAATTTGGGATCATTTTGATGAGCAGCATGGAGTATTAAATCATGTATTTCCGATTGGTGTTACACGAGATATTCCAACATCCCAACAACCTATCGATATTTTAAGTCGTGAAAATGCAGGGAAATGGGGATATCTTCGTTTAGATGGAAGTGGAAACAGTGCATTGAGGCAAACTGTGCAACAAGCTATAGATGGTCTAGGAGATTTAAGCTACGCTGTGGGGGAGCAAGTCGGTCCAGAAACGGGTAATAATTCAAATGTAGATCGAATGATTTCCGATTGGCTTCGAGATAAAGGCCCGCAGTATGTGAATGTTCCTGTCGTTGATACATTCGAATTTGGTGGCTCAAGCACAGACCATACGATAATAGGATTTGCGACTGTGAAACTCACTTATCGAGATGGGACTGTCTATGCCGAATATGATGGTGTGCCTTCATCTGTATCTTACCCACCGCTTCGCCAAGTCACGTATACAGAAACATTATCACCAGGTATTGAAGTTGTAAACGTAAAAAGTGAGGCACCAATTCGCAGCTGGGACGTGAAAAACAATAAATTAACGATATATTTTGAAGATATTCCTTTCCCACAACAAAAAGATATGGTGAATATAGGCTTTGATGTAGAAATAAAACCGATAGACCAAGGGCGATATCTTTTAAGTGATGGAAAATTAAATGTCATTACACCGAGTCTTGATCAAAAATCATTTACATTTAATGAAGTTGTATTAGATAGTCGTTATGCGGTGCAAAAAGTAGAAGTGACAAGTTGCCCGAACCCATTACAATATGGTGAAGAAGCTTTGTTGCAGTTCGCTGTTTATCCAGAGCAGGCATTAAAACATCCACAAGCCGTTCAATCGGCACAGTGGATTTCAAGTAACCGTGACATTCTTGATGTCGATGCAACAGGGAAAGTGAAGGCGAAATTTCCTGGTCATGCAACAATTCAAGTGAGGGTGAACGATGTAGACAATGTTGACCCAAATAGTGATTATCTATTCTCAGAGCCTTGCTCAATTAACGTAAGCCCACTTCAAGTGACATTATCTGGACCAACTGAGATGTATGAAGGGGATTCACACCCAATTACGATTCAATCTCCTTACTCAGGACCTTATAATGTGACATGGACAAGTAGCTTACCTGCTAGTTTGACAGTGAGTAAAACAGAAAGTCAAACCGGTTCCATTCAAGCAAAAGCATCTGGTTCGGTCGTCATTACGGCTACAGGAACGATAGATGGAATTCCATTTGAGGCAAAGACTCATCAAGTTGCAGTAAAGGAAATTGGTTTTGCTGTAGAAGGACCATCAGGCATGAGAATTGGGCAGTCTGAAACGATTTCGCTTATTATAAGTCCATCGAAATATAAAGATTCTGTTCAAAATGTGACATGGACTTCAAGTCACCCTGACATTGTCAGTGTCCAACCTTGGACAGATACTGATGCTCGTGTGGTAGCTAAGGAAAATGGAATCGCGGAAATAAAAGTGACCGCGATTGTCAATGGTATTTATAAAGAAGCAACATTTGTAATCGAAGTAGGGGGCTCATCTGTCACACCACCAGTCGGTGGTAACCGACCAGGAGGCCGCTGGTAA
- a CDS encoding folylpolyglutamate synthase/dihydrofolate synthase family protein gives MKTIEEAVQWVESLLAFGIKPGLERMEWMLEKLGNPQKNSQFIHVGGTNGKGSTVSFLRHTLVEANYNVGTFTSPYIEKFNERIMMNGEPIPDADVVSIANDIKPLVDELAATRLGSPTEFEVITVMAFVYFSMVKPDIVVMEVGLGGRLDSTNVLTPMMSLLTNVGFDHVHILGETKQEIAKEKAGIIKKEVPVITTAEDEEVVTVFQQQAVEMEADFYQLEEDFTYDSGVIDGKEQINFRSSLWSVDHITLSLKGKHQVKNVALAMMALALLKTKYGFELTDEQIRMGIEKTSWPGRFEQIEAVPTVILDGAHNPEGIKVLKDTLQRFYGGKRICLLFAATVEKDVNQLLHPLYEIVDSIIFTTFDFSRAQSAEQLYHDSIFENKKVEPDWKLAIKQMRESITNDDVLLITGSLYFIGDVRKHLLHQPE, from the coding sequence GTGAAAACGATTGAAGAGGCAGTTCAATGGGTGGAAAGTTTACTCGCGTTTGGAATTAAACCGGGCTTAGAAAGAATGGAATGGATGCTAGAAAAACTCGGTAACCCACAAAAGAATAGCCAGTTTATTCATGTCGGAGGAACAAACGGAAAAGGATCAACTGTATCCTTTTTACGGCATACTCTTGTTGAAGCAAATTATAATGTGGGAACATTCACTTCTCCTTATATCGAAAAATTTAATGAACGGATAATGATGAATGGTGAACCGATTCCAGATGCAGATGTCGTCTCTATCGCAAATGACATAAAGCCTCTCGTCGATGAGTTGGCAGCGACACGACTAGGGTCCCCAACTGAATTTGAAGTTATTACGGTCATGGCATTTGTTTATTTTTCTATGGTCAAACCTGATATTGTCGTGATGGAAGTTGGGTTAGGTGGCCGATTAGATTCAACAAATGTTCTTACACCAATGATGTCATTATTAACGAATGTTGGGTTTGACCATGTTCATATATTAGGAGAAACAAAACAAGAAATTGCTAAAGAAAAAGCTGGAATTATAAAAAAAGAAGTTCCTGTAATTACAACAGCAGAAGATGAGGAAGTTGTCACGGTGTTTCAACAACAAGCAGTGGAAATGGAAGCTGACTTTTATCAACTAGAAGAAGATTTCACATATGATAGCGGTGTGATAGATGGAAAAGAGCAAATTAATTTTCGTTCCTCATTATGGTCAGTTGATCACATTACATTATCGCTTAAAGGGAAACACCAAGTGAAAAATGTAGCATTAGCGATGATGGCTTTAGCGTTGTTAAAAACAAAATATGGATTTGAGTTAACAGATGAACAAATTCGAATGGGTATTGAAAAAACAAGCTGGCCTGGTCGTTTTGAGCAAATCGAAGCTGTGCCAACTGTTATTCTCGATGGGGCACATAACCCAGAAGGAATTAAAGTATTAAAAGATACATTACAACGGTTTTATGGAGGAAAAAGAATCTGTTTGCTGTTTGCGGCAACCGTAGAAAAAGATGTGAATCAATTGCTTCATCCGTTATATGAAATCGTGGACTCCATTATCTTTACAACATTTGATTTTTCAAGAGCACAATCGGCAGAGCAATTGTATCATGATTCCATCTTTGAAAATAAAAAGGTAGAACCTGACTGGAAGCTAGCGATCAAACAAATGAGAGAATCTATTACAAATGACGATGTTTTATTAATAACAGGTTCTTTATATTTTATCGGTGACGTCAGAAAACACCTTCTTCATCAACCCGAATAG
- a CDS encoding valine--tRNA ligase, translated as MANQDLSMPTKYNPQETEAKWYPYWVEGKFFEATGDENKKPYTIVIPPPNVTGKLHLGHAWDTTLQDILIRTKRMQGYDALWLPGMDHAGIATQAKVEGKLKEEGLSRYDLGREKFLEKSWEWKEEYASFIRSQWSKLGLALDYSRERFTLDEGLSKAVREVFVRLYEKGLIYRGEYIINWDPQTKTALSDIEVIYKDVQGHFYHMKYPLADGSGHIEVATTRPETMLGDTAVAVHPEDERYKHLIGKMVKLPIVNREIPIVADDYVDMEFGSGAVKITPAHDPNDFEIGNRHNLERILVMSEDGKMNENAGKYKGLDRFECRKQIVKDLQEAEILFHIEDHMHSVGHSERSGAVVEPYLSTQWFVKMEPLAKQAIELQKSNDKVNFVPDRFEKTYLHWIENIRDWCISRQLWWGHRIPAWYHKETGEVYVGHEAPSDMENWEQDEDVLDTWFSSALWPFSTMGWPDKEAPDFKRYYSTDVLVTGYDIIYFWVARMIFQGLEFTDERPFKDVLIHGLVRDSQGRKMSKSLGNGVDPMDVIDKYGADALRFFLSTGSSPGNDLRFYWEKVESTWNFANKIWNASRFALMNMDGLTYEEIDITGEKTIADKWILTRLQETIDDVTRLIDAYEFGEVGRILYNFIWDDFCDWYIEMAKLPLTGDDEEAKKTTRSVLAYVLDHTLRLLHPIMPFITEEIWQHLPHEGDSITVAAWPTKKDELVFEDAVKDFTLLKDIIRSVRNTRSELNVPMSKQIELHLKPKDEEVYTQLKRGQQYIERFCNPSELKMATDLPTPEKSMSNVLTGVEVFLPLAGLLDLDAEIARLEKEVAKLDKEVERVQKKLSNQGFIAKAPEQVIVEERAKEKDYIEKRETVKARIAELKQ; from the coding sequence ATGGCAAATCAAGATCTTTCAATGCCAACAAAATATAATCCACAAGAAACAGAAGCGAAATGGTATCCGTATTGGGTCGAAGGGAAGTTTTTTGAGGCAACAGGTGACGAGAATAAAAAGCCGTACACCATTGTTATCCCCCCACCAAATGTGACAGGGAAATTGCATTTAGGTCATGCATGGGATACAACATTACAAGATATATTAATTCGAACAAAACGAATGCAAGGCTATGATGCACTTTGGCTTCCTGGGATGGACCACGCTGGAATTGCGACTCAAGCAAAAGTGGAAGGGAAACTAAAAGAAGAAGGGTTATCTCGTTATGATTTAGGACGGGAGAAATTTTTAGAGAAATCTTGGGAGTGGAAAGAAGAGTATGCTTCCTTTATACGCTCTCAATGGTCAAAACTCGGCCTTGCCCTTGATTACTCACGAGAACGATTTACATTAGATGAGGGTTTATCGAAGGCTGTACGAGAAGTGTTTGTTCGTTTATATGAAAAAGGCTTAATCTATCGTGGAGAATATATTATTAACTGGGACCCACAAACGAAAACAGCGTTGTCTGATATCGAAGTGATATATAAAGACGTACAAGGTCATTTTTATCATATGAAATACCCACTAGCAGACGGCTCAGGTCATATTGAAGTTGCCACAACTCGACCAGAAACAATGCTAGGGGATACAGCAGTTGCTGTACACCCAGAAGATGAAAGATACAAACATTTAATTGGGAAAATGGTAAAACTACCGATTGTTAATCGAGAAATTCCGATTGTGGCCGATGACTATGTCGATATGGAATTTGGTTCAGGTGCGGTAAAAATAACACCAGCTCATGATCCGAATGATTTTGAAATTGGAAACCGCCACAATTTAGAAAGAATTCTTGTTATGTCAGAAGACGGGAAAATGAATGAAAATGCTGGGAAATACAAAGGTCTTGATCGGTTTGAATGCCGAAAACAAATTGTGAAAGATTTGCAAGAAGCAGAGATTCTCTTCCATATTGAAGACCATATGCATTCAGTTGGGCATTCAGAGCGTAGTGGTGCAGTGGTAGAACCCTATTTGTCGACACAATGGTTTGTTAAGATGGAACCTTTAGCAAAACAAGCGATTGAATTGCAAAAGTCAAATGACAAAGTAAACTTCGTACCAGACCGATTTGAAAAAACATATCTTCACTGGATTGAAAACATCAGGGATTGGTGTATTTCAAGACAATTATGGTGGGGACACCGAATTCCTGCTTGGTATCATAAAGAAACAGGAGAAGTTTATGTAGGTCATGAAGCTCCTAGTGATATGGAAAACTGGGAACAAGATGAAGATGTATTAGATACGTGGTTCAGCTCAGCATTGTGGCCTTTTTCTACAATGGGATGGCCCGATAAAGAAGCACCAGATTTTAAACGATATTATTCCACAGATGTGTTAGTAACAGGGTATGACATTATTTATTTCTGGGTAGCCCGAATGATATTCCAAGGATTAGAATTCACAGATGAACGGCCATTTAAAGATGTGCTTATTCATGGGTTAGTTAGAGATTCCCAAGGAAGAAAAATGAGTAAGTCGCTTGGAAATGGTGTTGACCCGATGGATGTTATCGACAAATATGGAGCAGATGCACTGCGATTCTTCTTATCGACAGGCAGTTCCCCAGGAAATGATCTACGTTTTTATTGGGAAAAAGTCGAATCAACATGGAACTTCGCTAATAAAATTTGGAATGCGTCCAGGTTTGCCTTAATGAATATGGACGGATTAACATATGAAGAGATTGATATAACAGGGGAAAAGACAATTGCTGACAAGTGGATATTGACGCGTCTTCAAGAAACAATTGACGATGTAACGAGATTAATTGACGCGTATGAGTTTGGTGAAGTAGGACGGATCTTATATAACTTTATATGGGATGACTTCTGTGATTGGTATATTGAAATGGCGAAACTGCCGTTAACCGGTGATGATGAAGAGGCGAAAAAGACGACAAGATCAGTTCTTGCTTATGTATTAGACCACACTCTTCGACTATTACATCCAATTATGCCGTTTATTACCGAGGAAATATGGCAACATTTGCCGCATGAAGGCGATTCAATTACTGTAGCTGCCTGGCCAACGAAAAAGGATGAATTAGTATTTGAAGATGCTGTAAAAGATTTTACGCTGTTAAAAGATATTATTCGTTCTGTTAGAAATACTCGCTCAGAATTAAATGTGCCGATGAGTAAGCAGATTGAACTTCACCTCAAACCAAAAGATGAAGAAGTTTACACACAATTAAAACGTGGGCAGCAATATATTGAAAGATTTTGTAACCCTAGTGAATTAAAAATGGCAACGGATTTACCAACTCCAGAAAAATCGATGTCGAATGTATTAACTGGAGTGGAGGTATTCCTTCCACTAGCAGGACTACTAGATTTAGATGCTGAAATTGCCCGACTTGAAAAAGAAGTGGCAAAACTTGATAAAGAAGTAGAAAGGGTACAGAAAAAATTAAGTAATCAAGGGTTTATTGCTAAAGCTCCTGAACAAGTGATTGTGGAAGAGCGTGCGAAGGAAAAAGATTATATTGAAAAAAGAGAAACAGTAAAAGCTCGTATTGCAGAATTAAAACAGTAA
- the ysxE gene encoding spore coat protein YsxE yields MTTREDWDKLAPILFHYDLYPQQMERKGRVFKIYSQQGTFALKESVMLWEEAQTFSHHIRRLARLQYQSVIPIIPTKYGELTLSTEQHTYYLMPWIENEQYKERESRELKIMNQMGIIHHLTSKSQTYEQDAMEESYQTLVKRWELRRLELERFIDLAEQKVYMSPFELTFMTHAHQLLLMMDEAKRCAGKWFDGVKEKEKYRTVLCHGKLSRKHVHFTAYGEPLLFNFERATLDTPARDLALFCRHSFAYALWNDNELKHWLATYEAHLPLFEEEKQLLLGYLHFPEPVLFSIDTYMNNRSSLSELNHVRRLEKRLFTMRKVHQLKTVLYPPEVKQT; encoded by the coding sequence ATGACAACCAGAGAAGATTGGGATAAGTTAGCACCGATATTATTTCATTATGATCTTTATCCTCAACAAATGGAAAGAAAGGGTAGAGTTTTTAAAATCTATTCACAGCAAGGCACTTTTGCTCTGAAAGAATCAGTGATGTTATGGGAAGAAGCACAAACATTTTCGCACCATATTCGGAGATTAGCAAGACTCCAATACCAATCTGTTATCCCTATCATTCCAACGAAGTACGGAGAATTAACATTATCAACAGAGCAACATACGTATTATTTAATGCCTTGGATTGAAAACGAACAATACAAAGAAAGAGAATCAAGAGAGCTGAAGATCATGAATCAAATGGGGATAATCCATCATTTAACATCTAAATCACAAACATATGAACAAGATGCGATGGAAGAATCTTACCAAACATTAGTGAAAAGATGGGAGTTACGAAGACTAGAACTTGAACGGTTTATTGATTTAGCTGAGCAAAAAGTGTACATGTCACCATTCGAACTCACATTCATGACACATGCACATCAACTATTACTCATGATGGACGAAGCGAAACGGTGTGCAGGAAAATGGTTTGATGGAGTAAAGGAAAAAGAGAAATATCGGACGGTCCTTTGTCATGGTAAATTATCGAGAAAACATGTTCACTTTACAGCCTATGGGGAACCGCTTCTGTTTAATTTTGAGCGCGCAACACTCGATACACCGGCACGAGATCTTGCTTTATTTTGTCGTCATTCTTTTGCCTATGCTTTATGGAATGATAATGAGTTGAAGCATTGGTTAGCAACATATGAAGCGCATTTACCACTGTTTGAAGAAGAAAAGCAATTATTGCTTGGCTATTTGCATTTTCCAGAACCAGTTTTATTTTCAATCGATACGTATATGAACAACCGCTCTTCTTTAAGTGAATTAAATCATGTTCGACGTTTGGAAAAACGCTTATTTACAATGAGAAAGGTACATCAGCTGAAAACGGTGTTATATCCGCCCGAAGTTAAACAAACATAA